The following proteins are co-located in the Microcystis wesenbergii NRERC-220 genome:
- a CDS encoding sulfite oxidase-like oxidoreductase produces MLGKFFKKPESPDQDRVPPGQYLASGFPVLTYGDTPQIKTEEWLFKVWGKVATTKIFNWSDFMALPQWEFTKDFHCVTRWSKLDVTWTGIKVSDFITLIDLLPEATHVMQHCYGGYTTNLTLEEFLHEDNFFAFQLFGQPLPPDHGGPLRLVVPHLYAWKSSKWINGLEFLDREQLGFWERNGYHRRGDPWLEERYGGF; encoded by the coding sequence ATGTTAGGCAAATTCTTTAAAAAACCAGAATCTCCCGATCAAGACCGAGTTCCCCCGGGCCAATATCTCGCTAGTGGTTTTCCTGTCCTTACCTACGGGGATACTCCCCAAATCAAGACCGAGGAATGGTTATTTAAGGTTTGGGGAAAGGTGGCCACGACTAAAATTTTTAACTGGTCGGATTTTATGGCCCTACCGCAGTGGGAATTTACCAAGGATTTTCACTGTGTCACCCGTTGGTCAAAATTAGATGTGACTTGGACGGGAATTAAGGTATCGGATTTTATCACCTTAATTGACCTGCTGCCAGAAGCTACCCACGTCATGCAACACTGTTACGGGGGTTATACCACTAACCTGACCCTAGAGGAATTCCTGCACGAGGATAATTTTTTCGCTTTTCAACTGTTTGGTCAACCTTTACCCCCCGACCACGGGGGTCCGCTGCGCTTAGTTGTCCCCCATCTCTACGCTTGGAAAAGTTCTAAATGGATTAATGGCTTAGAATTTCTCGATCGAGAGCAATTGGGTTTCTGGGAACGTAATGGCTACCATCGACGGGGTGATCCCTGGTTAGAGGAACGTTATGGCGGTTTTTAA
- a CDS encoding Txe/YoeB family addiction module toxin: MADKKVYAKIVSLIKDVQREPFSGLGKPEALKHELSGLWSRRIRKEHRLVDSVSDQEIVIVSCKFHY, encoded by the coding sequence ATCGCAGACAAAAAAGTTTACGCTAAAATTGTCAGCCTTATTAAAGATGTTCAAAGAGAGCCTTTTTCTGGATTAGGAAAACCAGAAGCATTAAAACATGAACTATCAGGATTATGGTCACGACGCATTAGAAAAGAACATCGCCTAGTTGATAGCGTGTCTGATCAAGAAATTGTTATTGTTTCCTGTAAATTTCACTACTAA
- a CDS encoding helix-turn-helix domain-containing protein gives MPAPLKIGLSEEEDKNLLELQKLAGIPYRVKERAEIIRLRHYGWSVEKIAQYLDFPHTEILKNQQNPYCLELLRKN, from the coding sequence TTGCCAGCCCCTCTAAAAATTGGTTTAAGTGAAGAAGAAGACAAAAACCTGCTAGAACTGCAAAAACTTGCAGGAATTCCTTATAGGGTCAAGGAGAGAGCCGAAATCATTCGACTTAGGCATTATGGATGGTCAGTGGAGAAGATAGCCCAATATCTGGACTTCCCCCATACAGAAATACTAAAAAATCAACAAAACCCTTACTGCCTGGAGCTTCTCAGAAAAAATTGA
- a CDS encoding ABC transporter substrate-binding protein, giving the protein MLRKRLLIPLILSLVTFGLVVACNSGTPTSQTNPSPAENAATAAIPIGAALAQTSNLALLGQEQVIGVKMAETYFNKKGGVNGTPIKVIIQDVAGDEQGAINAINTLITQDKVVGILGPSLSQQAFAASPIADRAKVPILGPSNTAKGIPQIGEYVGRVSAPVAVVAPNAVKTALKIDPKIKKVAVFFAQNDAFSKSETETFQETLKSLNLDIVTVQKFQTTDTDFQNQATAAINIKPDLVVISGLVADGGNLVKQLRQLGYQGLIIGGNGLNTSNIFPVCQAQCDGILIAQAYNPELDNPINRDFVAAYTAENKKAPPQFTAQAFTGIQVFVEALKRVDDKNKLSTLSLEQIRQQLNQEILAGKYVTVLGNIAFTPEGEIIQDKFSVAQIKMDADGKNGKFTFVKN; this is encoded by the coding sequence ATGCTCAGAAAACGTTTATTAATCCCCTTAATATTATCCCTAGTCACTTTTGGTCTAGTGGTGGCCTGTAATTCCGGCACTCCCACCAGTCAAACTAACCCCAGTCCCGCAGAAAACGCCGCCACTGCTGCTATTCCCATCGGTGCCGCTTTAGCTCAAACCAGCAATCTCGCCCTATTGGGACAGGAACAGGTGATCGGTGTCAAGATGGCTGAAACATATTTTAATAAAAAGGGCGGAGTCAATGGAACACCGATTAAAGTTATTATCCAGGATGTGGCCGGGGATGAACAGGGCGCGATCAACGCCATTAATACCCTAATCACTCAAGATAAGGTGGTGGGTATTCTTGGTCCGTCCCTGTCCCAGCAAGCTTTTGCCGCTAGTCCGATCGCCGATCGAGCCAAAGTTCCCATTCTCGGCCCGTCTAACACGGCTAAAGGTATCCCCCAGATCGGTGAATATGTGGGTAGGGTGTCCGCTCCTGTGGCTGTGGTCGCTCCCAATGCAGTTAAAACCGCTTTAAAAATCGATCCCAAGATTAAAAAAGTGGCTGTCTTTTTTGCCCAAAATGATGCTTTTAGTAAATCGGAAACGGAAACTTTTCAAGAAACCCTGAAGAGTTTAAATCTTGATATTGTCACCGTGCAGAAATTCCAAACCACCGATACAGATTTTCAAAACCAAGCCACCGCCGCTATTAATATTAAACCGGATTTAGTGGTTATTTCTGGTTTGGTTGCTGACGGGGGCAATTTGGTCAAACAGTTGCGACAATTAGGCTATCAAGGGTTAATTATTGGGGGCAACGGTTTAAATACTTCTAATATTTTCCCGGTTTGTCAAGCTCAATGTGATGGTATTCTCATCGCTCAAGCTTATAACCCGGAATTAGATAATCCTATTAATCGGGATTTTGTCGCCGCTTATACAGCAGAAAATAAAAAAGCACCGCCCCAATTTACCGCTCAAGCTTTTACGGGAATTCAAGTTTTTGTCGAGGCCTTAAAACGGGTAGATGATAAAAATAAACTCAGTACACTTTCCCTCGAACAAATTCGCCAACAATTAAATCAGGAAATTTTAGCGGGTAAGTATGTCACTGTCTTGGGAAATATTGCTTTTACTCCCGAAGGAGAAATCATTCAGGATAAATTCTCCGTGGCACAAATTAAAATGGATGCCGATGGTAAAAATGGTAAATTTACTTTTGTGAAAAATTAA
- a CDS encoding BolA family protein, with translation MVDFRQVEAMIQEQIPDAQVMVRDLTGGGDHLEAVVISGEFAGKTRVKQHQMVYGALQSALATEAIHALALKTYTPDSWAAEK, from the coding sequence ATGGTTGACTTTCGCCAAGTAGAAGCGATGATTCAAGAACAAATCCCCGATGCACAAGTGATGGTTCGGGATTTGACGGGAGGTGGTGATCATTTGGAAGCGGTGGTTATTTCCGGGGAATTTGCTGGCAAAACCCGCGTTAAACAGCATCAAATGGTTTATGGCGCTTTACAATCGGCACTGGCTACCGAAGCCATCCATGCTTTGGCATTAAAAACCTACACTCCCGACAGTTGGGCAGCAGAAAAATAA
- the acsF gene encoding magnesium-protoporphyrin IX monomethyl ester (oxidative) cyclase, which translates to MVTTVEPPSQKKAVLRETILTPRFYTTDFEAAANFDLSEQETEIKAMLEEMRTDYNRHHFERQQGFENYQDNLDEKTRNAFIDYLERSCISEFSGFLLFKELSRQLKSRNPLLGEIFHLMARDEARHAGFLNKAMADFNISLDLAKITKNRTYTFFPLEWVLYTVYLSEKIGYWRYILIYRHLEEHPQYKFNPLFNYFESWCQDENRHGDIFKTLLRAKPQLWNNWRSRLWSRFFLLSVFATHSLTVRERSDFYDALGMDAIAFDQEVIRQTNNTSARAFPTILNVDHPQFFPRLNRCAERNLQLKAIDESSAPQWLKTVRKLPLPKFWVKAPSF; encoded by the coding sequence ATGGTAACTACCGTCGAACCTCCCTCCCAGAAAAAAGCTGTTCTGCGCGAAACTATCCTCACCCCGCGTTTTTATACCACCGATTTTGAGGCTGCCGCTAATTTTGACCTTTCTGAGCAAGAAACCGAAATCAAAGCGATGTTAGAGGAGATGCGGACCGATTATAACCGGCATCACTTTGAACGTCAGCAAGGATTTGAGAACTATCAAGACAATCTCGATGAAAAAACCAGAAATGCTTTTATAGATTACCTAGAACGCTCCTGTATCTCCGAATTTTCTGGCTTTTTGTTATTCAAGGAACTGTCACGACAACTAAAAAGCCGTAATCCCTTGTTAGGGGAGATATTTCATCTTATGGCTAGAGATGAGGCGCGCCATGCAGGATTTCTCAATAAAGCCATGGCTGACTTTAATATTTCCCTCGATCTAGCCAAAATTACCAAAAACCGTACCTACACCTTTTTCCCCCTTGAATGGGTATTATATACGGTTTATCTCTCCGAAAAAATCGGTTATTGGCGGTATATCCTCATTTATCGTCATTTAGAAGAACATCCCCAGTATAAATTTAATCCTCTCTTTAATTACTTTGAGAGTTGGTGTCAGGACGAAAATCGCCACGGAGATATCTTTAAAACCTTACTGCGAGCTAAACCGCAATTGTGGAATAATTGGCGATCGAGATTATGGAGTCGTTTTTTCCTGCTTTCCGTCTTTGCTACCCATAGTTTAACTGTACGCGAACGCTCAGACTTTTATGATGCTTTGGGAATGGATGCGATCGCTTTTGATCAAGAGGTAATTCGTCAGACTAATAATACCTCCGCTCGCGCTTTTCCCACCATTTTAAATGTGGACCATCCCCAATTTTTCCCCCGTTTAAACCGTTGTGCCGAACGTAATTTACAATTAAAAGCGATCGATGAAAGTAGCGCTCCTCAATGGCTAAAAACAGTCCGTAAGTTACCCTTACCGAAATTTTGGGTTAAAGCCCCGTCCTTTTAG
- the rpmF gene encoding 50S ribosomal protein L32 — MACPKKKTSNAKRDQRRAHWRKQAAREAQKALSLGKSVLSGRSNSFVYPTKEEEEGEDEE, encoded by the coding sequence ATGGCTTGTCCCAAGAAGAAAACCTCAAATGCCAAGCGCGACCAACGGAGAGCGCACTGGAGAAAGCAAGCGGCTCGGGAAGCGCAAAAAGCCTTATCTTTGGGTAAATCTGTCCTTTCTGGTCGTTCTAACAGCTTTGTCTATCCCACTAAAGAGGAAGAAGAAGGGGAAGACGAGGAATAA